A single region of the Arthrobacter sp. zg-Y820 genome encodes:
- a CDS encoding GH25 family lysozyme has translation MLSITCLAGPAQAAVPATGTDNLTDGISEAEQARIIGEGGASMGQGLHRLNASGDAQVPAPGEAGTLPATGETVAPDAQSVPEGGETAAAEPDASPEAAADPMAGNWRPAGIQGMDVSSHQGNVDWNHAWAQGSRFAYAKATEGTTYKNPNFNQQYSGAYGTGMVRGAYHFALPNVSSGAVQANYFVDNGGGWSADGMTLPPLLDIEYNPYASLGNTCFNMSASQMVNWIRDFSNTVKARTGRAPMIYTTTDWWVTCTGNSAAFRDNPLHIASYNHVGAGALPASWNVYSLWQYSSTGPFVGDSNVWNGNAAGLTAFARNSAAPAPAPAPAPAPAPGPYRDVAANSEFAKDIAWAKSKGITTGYPDGTYRPLDNVNRDAMAAFLYRVSEKPAYVAPKVSRFRDVATNNQFYKEIHWLAASGVATGWNGNTYQPGSAINRDAMAAFLYRLAGSPKYTAPKVSRFKDVPVSNMYYKEISWLAAQGISTGWTDGTFRPLEPIKRDAMAAFLHRFDTKFP, from the coding sequence TTGCTGTCTATCACCTGTCTGGCAGGTCCGGCACAGGCCGCTGTCCCCGCCACGGGAACCGACAATCTCACCGACGGCATCAGCGAGGCTGAACAGGCCCGGATCATCGGCGAGGGCGGTGCGTCGATGGGGCAGGGCCTGCACCGGCTCAATGCCTCCGGCGATGCGCAAGTACCGGCGCCTGGCGAAGCCGGCACGCTTCCCGCGACGGGTGAAACGGTTGCGCCCGACGCCCAGTCTGTGCCCGAGGGCGGAGAAACCGCTGCCGCGGAACCCGATGCTTCTCCGGAGGCGGCAGCGGACCCGATGGCGGGAAACTGGCGGCCGGCGGGCATCCAGGGCATGGACGTGTCCAGCCACCAGGGAAATGTCGATTGGAACCACGCCTGGGCACAGGGATCACGGTTTGCCTACGCCAAGGCCACCGAGGGAACCACGTACAAGAACCCGAACTTCAACCAGCAGTACAGCGGGGCCTACGGTACGGGCATGGTTCGGGGCGCTTACCACTTCGCCCTGCCCAACGTCTCTTCCGGTGCGGTGCAGGCGAACTACTTCGTGGACAACGGCGGCGGCTGGTCCGCCGACGGAATGACGCTTCCGCCGCTCTTGGACATCGAGTACAACCCGTACGCGTCCCTGGGCAACACCTGCTTCAACATGAGCGCCAGCCAGATGGTCAACTGGATCCGGGACTTCTCCAACACGGTCAAGGCACGCACCGGCCGCGCCCCGATGATCTATACGACCACCGACTGGTGGGTGACCTGCACCGGCAACAGTGCTGCCTTCCGGGACAACCCGCTGCACATCGCCAGCTACAACCACGTCGGCGCCGGTGCGCTTCCTGCGAGCTGGAACGTTTACAGCTTGTGGCAGTACAGCAGCACGGGACCATTTGTTGGCGACTCGAACGTCTGGAACGGCAACGCTGCCGGACTGACAGCGTTCGCCCGCAACAGCGCGGCTCCGGCACCGGCGCCCGCCCCGGCTCCCGCTCCGGCCCCGGGGCCGTACCGGGACGTGGCAGCGAACAGCGAATTTGCCAAGGACATTGCCTGGGCGAAGAGTAAAGGCATCACCACCGGGTACCCGGATGGCACCTACCGGCCGCTGGACAATGTGAACCGCGATGCGATGGCTGCCTTCCTGTACCGCGTCTCCGAAAAGCCCGCCTATGTGGCACCGAAGGTTTCACGCTTCAGGGATGTTGCCACGAACAACCAGTTCTATAAGGAAATCCATTGGTTGGCGGCGAGCGGAGTGGCCACCGGGTGGAACGGGAACACCTATCAGCCGGGATCCGCCATCAACCGTGATGCGATGGCGGCATTCCTGTACCGTTTGGCGGGAAGCCCCAAATACACGGCGCCGAAGGTCTCCCGGTTCAAGGATGTCCCGGTCAGCAATATGTACTACAAGGAAATCAGTTGGCTCGCAGCCCAGGGAATTTCGACCGGTTGGACGGACGGAACCTTCCGTCCGCTCGAGCCCATTAAGCGCGACGCGATGGCGGCATTCCTGCACCGCTTTGACACCAAGTTCCCCTAA
- a CDS encoding SDR family oxidoreductase — protein sequence MATEVLVIIGMGGMGQAVLRRSGAGRKVLLADFNESLLETTVATALGDGYDVVSQAVDVSSRDSVAALAATAAELGHVTQVVHTAGVSPVQAPVQAIWNVDLIGTALVLEEFEKVIAPGGAGVFISSMSAYMSGGRIPADVLASLATVPVDDLHLIPFVAGIDNPGYAYLVAKRANQLRVQSASLRWGARGARVNSISPGVISTPMGQQELAGESGAHMRGMIEGSGTGRVGTPGDIANAAAFLLGHDASFITGVDLLVDGGAVAGVDTNQRSRVAD from the coding sequence ATGGCAACTGAAGTATTGGTAATTATCGGTATGGGCGGAATGGGCCAGGCGGTCCTTCGCCGGTCGGGTGCGGGCCGCAAGGTGCTGCTGGCCGACTTCAACGAGTCGCTCCTGGAAACCACGGTCGCAACCGCACTGGGTGACGGGTACGACGTCGTGTCCCAGGCCGTCGATGTCTCCTCCCGCGATTCGGTGGCGGCATTGGCTGCCACCGCCGCGGAACTGGGACATGTGACCCAGGTGGTGCACACCGCCGGCGTTTCCCCGGTGCAGGCTCCGGTGCAGGCGATCTGGAACGTCGACCTGATCGGCACCGCTCTGGTGCTGGAGGAATTCGAGAAGGTCATTGCCCCGGGTGGTGCCGGAGTCTTCATTTCCAGCATGTCCGCCTACATGTCGGGCGGCCGCATTCCCGCCGATGTCCTCGCCAGCCTGGCCACCGTTCCGGTGGATGATCTGCACCTGATTCCGTTCGTTGCCGGGATCGACAACCCGGGTTACGCCTATCTCGTGGCCAAGCGCGCCAACCAGCTTCGTGTCCAGTCCGCCAGCCTGCGCTGGGGCGCCCGCGGTGCCCGCGTGAACAGCATCAGCCCCGGCGTGATCTCCACGCCGATGGGACAGCAGGAGCTCGCCGGTGAATCCGGCGCACACATGCGCGGCATGATCGAAGGATCCGGCACCGGCCGGGTGGGCACCCCAGGTGACATCGCCAATGCCGCGGCGTTCCTGCTCGGGCACGATGCCAGCTTCATCACCGGCGTGGACCTGCTGGTCGACGGCGGCGCTGTGGCAGGCGTGGACACCAACCAGCGGAGCCGCGTTGCCGACTAA
- a CDS encoding serine/threonine protein phosphatase codes for MTQPMPAENTFDHLRDLDGEHVGYIHMTADGGFVPFDLLHRRRAEPTELDLAESLLDGLRMFVETWWLDIDGQQVQVLIQEVRRDRVLVAPAVAGAIAKSADMTLAIEIPLPTDRLHQGSSPPVP; via the coding sequence ATGACCCAGCCCATGCCCGCCGAAAACACCTTTGACCATCTGCGGGACCTGGACGGCGAGCATGTGGGCTACATCCATATGACGGCCGACGGCGGGTTCGTGCCGTTTGATCTGCTGCACCGCCGGCGGGCCGAACCCACGGAGCTGGATCTGGCCGAAAGCCTGCTGGACGGGCTGCGGATGTTTGTCGAGACCTGGTGGCTGGACATCGATGGACAGCAGGTTCAGGTGCTCATCCAGGAAGTGCGCCGGGACCGGGTGCTCGTGGCGCCGGCAGTAGCCGGGGCGATCGCTAAATCCGCGGACATGACCCTGGCGATCGAGATCCCGCTGCCGACCGACCGGTTGCATCAGGGATCATCGCCGCCGGTCCCGTAA